In one Bradyrhizobium sp. 4 genomic region, the following are encoded:
- a CDS encoding AMP-binding protein, whose translation MSTKPLTFAPRELSVERRIDGTLILRSPLELGPCDWRVTDFLPRWAAAAPQRIFLAQRNAKGGWDEITYGEAWSQVQAVGQSLIDMGAKPADRLAVLSGNSIENAVISFAAMSIGVILAPISPNYTLMPGGLARLKDIAQVLRPNFVFVQSGRDFSAARSVPELADSTWISVDGAPDTIPFRVLTDRTGCEGFTRASGAISSDAVAKILFTSGSTGLPKGVLNTHRMMASSLQMGSLLVSPPEAPVQVEWLPWHHTMGSNVILHGILKNGGTLYIDDGRPLPQLFHKSVANLKEISPTAMFNVPAGYNLLCDAIENDAALGASIFKRLDRLSYAGAAISQGTLEKLYRLTSSITGRRIPVMSGYGTTETAPTISTTHWATDRPGEIGLPAPGVQLKLIPVSDTYEARVKGPNVTPGYLGRADLTEKAFDEEGFYRIGDTVSFIDPEKPELGLRFTGRISENFKLANGTWVAIGAMRAAILAATRGVLLDIVVAGENREACALLCWLNPTEAARISNAPAGDLTCDSKVIEFLKHRLQEYNEAVGSSEKICSFTLLKDPPSLAAGEITDKAYVNQRAVLKHRAEQTDRLHCNEPDATVIRV comes from the coding sequence ATGTCGACGAAGCCATTGACGTTTGCGCCAAGGGAGCTCTCCGTCGAGCGCCGGATCGACGGCACGCTCATATTGAGGTCGCCGCTCGAATTGGGGCCATGCGACTGGCGCGTCACCGATTTTCTGCCGCGCTGGGCAGCCGCGGCTCCGCAGCGAATATTCCTCGCACAGCGCAATGCCAAAGGGGGATGGGACGAGATCACCTATGGCGAAGCATGGTCGCAGGTGCAGGCGGTCGGCCAGAGTCTGATCGACATGGGCGCAAAGCCGGCTGACAGGCTGGCCGTGCTTTCGGGCAACTCCATCGAGAACGCGGTGATCTCCTTTGCTGCGATGTCGATAGGCGTCATTCTGGCGCCGATATCGCCGAACTACACGCTGATGCCCGGCGGCCTTGCGCGCCTCAAGGACATCGCGCAGGTGCTGCGTCCGAACTTCGTTTTCGTTCAGAGTGGACGCGACTTTTCCGCCGCCCGTTCCGTTCCCGAACTGGCAGACTCTACCTGGATCAGCGTCGATGGCGCGCCGGATACGATCCCGTTCCGCGTACTGACGGATCGAACGGGCTGCGAAGGATTCACGCGTGCGTCGGGTGCAATCTCCAGCGACGCCGTTGCGAAGATTCTCTTCACGTCCGGTTCGACCGGATTGCCAAAGGGTGTGCTGAACACGCACCGCATGATGGCGAGCTCCCTGCAAATGGGAAGCCTGCTGGTGTCGCCTCCGGAGGCGCCGGTCCAGGTCGAGTGGCTGCCGTGGCACCATACGATGGGCAGCAACGTCATTCTTCACGGCATTCTCAAGAACGGCGGGACGCTCTACATCGATGACGGCCGCCCGCTGCCTCAGCTCTTTCACAAGTCGGTGGCGAACCTCAAGGAGATCTCTCCGACGGCGATGTTCAATGTGCCCGCCGGCTATAACCTGTTGTGTGATGCCATCGAGAACGATGCCGCCCTCGGCGCGAGCATCTTCAAGCGGCTGGATCGATTGAGCTACGCCGGGGCTGCCATTTCGCAAGGAACGCTCGAAAAACTCTATCGGCTGACCTCATCGATCACAGGCCGGCGGATTCCGGTGATGTCGGGCTATGGGACGACTGAAACGGCGCCGACAATCAGCACGACGCATTGGGCAACGGATCGGCCGGGCGAGATTGGTCTTCCGGCGCCGGGTGTGCAGCTGAAACTGATCCCTGTTTCCGACACGTACGAGGCCAGGGTGAAAGGCCCCAACGTTACCCCCGGTTACCTCGGCAGGGCCGATCTCACCGAGAAGGCCTTCGACGAGGAGGGGTTCTATCGCATCGGCGACACCGTGTCGTTTATCGATCCCGAGAAGCCGGAGCTCGGTCTGCGTTTCACGGGCAGAATTTCCGAGAACTTCAAGCTCGCGAACGGCACCTGGGTTGCGATCGGAGCGATGCGTGCCGCCATTCTGGCCGCCACGCGCGGCGTACTGCTGGACATCGTCGTTGCGGGAGAAAACCGTGAAGCCTGCGCGCTGCTGTGCTGGCTGAATCCGACCGAGGCGGCTCGGATTTCGAACGCGCCGGCTGGGGATTTGACTTGCGACTCCAAGGTAATCGAATTCCTGAAACATCGGTTGCAGGAATATAATGAGGCTGTCGGAAGCAGCGAAAAAATCTGCTCGTTCACCCTGCTGAAGGATCCGCCCTCATTGGCCGCGGGAGAAATCACCGACAAGGCCTATGTCAATCAACGTGCTGTGCTCAAGCACCGGGCTGAACAAACGGACCGTCTTCACTGCAACGAACCTGACGCAACCGTGATTCGAGTCTGA